Within Schumannella luteola, the genomic segment CACCGGCGTCGCGTTGCTCTCGCGGTCGCGCTCGTTCTCGAGCACCGCCCACCCTGGGCCGGTCGAGACGATCCGGCAGCGGCGATGGGACGCCTCGCTCGTCACCGCGATCGCGGTCGGATCGATGACGGCTCCGCCGTGCAGCGTCAGCTCCCGACGCGCCGACGTCGGCCCTGCCGCGTCGGCGGCGAGGATGCGCACGAGGTCATCCACCCGCACCGCGAAGGCCTCGCGCTCGAGGCCCGTGCGCGCCGCCAAGGCCTGCATCGCCTCGTCCACGGCGTCCGCCGGGCCCGTCGTGCCCTCGGACGGCGGCTCGACCACGAGCGTGCCGTTGCTCTGGAACGACCACACATCGACGAAGCCCGCGTCGACGAAGGCGCCGATCAGATCCGGGGTCGACGGATGACCCCGCTGACCGGCGTTCACGTTGCGCACGAACACTATTTGCTGCACGCGGCCACCTTAGGCGCGGGTTCCGACAGAGGCTCCGCCACGAGCGCCCCGGCGGCGGCACGAGCCCGTCCCGCCGCGGACTAGCCTCGTCACCGTGAGTGAGGCCCGACCCCGCATCCCGGTCGACGGGCCGTTCCGGCGCTGGCTGCTGCGCACGATCGTCGTGACCGCGCTCGTCGGAGTCGGCGCCGGTGTGGCCGGCGGACTCGTCTTCGTGACGCTGCATGGCATCCAGCACCTCGCCTTCAACTACTCCGAGGGCACGTTCATCAACGGACTTCTCGAGGCGCCGCCCGCGGCCCGCGTGATCGCGCTGCTCGTCGCCGGCGTGATCGGCGGTGTCGGATGGTGGCTGCTGCGCCGCTGGGGAGCGCGTCGTGCCGAGCACGCCGTGGTCTCGGTCGAGGCGGCGGTCGGCGGCAAGCGGATGCCCGTCGTCGTCACGATCCTCAACGCCGGCCTGCAGATCGTGATCGTCGGGCTCGGCGCCTCGATCGGACGCGAGGTCGCCCCGCGCGAGCTCGGCGCGCTCTGGGCCGACTGGCTGACCCGGCGTGCCGGCGTCGACGCCACCCAGCGCAAGGTGCTCGTCGCCTGCGGCGCGGCGGCCGGCCTCGCGGCCGTCTACAACGTCCCGTTCGGCGGCGCGATCTTCGCGCTGGAGGTGCTGCTCGCCGAGGTGACGCTCGCCACGGTGATCCCCGCCTTCGCGACCTCGGCGATCGCGGCGCTCGTCGCCCATGTCGTCGTGCCGACGACTCCGCTGTACGTCATGCCGCAGGTCGAGCTCTCGCCGCCGCTCGTCGTCGGGTCGATCGTGATCGGGCCGATCCTCGGGCTGGCGGCGCTCGGCTTCGTGCGCGCGGCGGCCTTCGCTCAGAAGCACCGGCCGACGGGATGGCGGCTCGCCGTCGTCATGCCGGTCGTCTTCGGTCTGGTCGGCGTCGTCGCCCTGTGGATCCCGGCGATCCTCGGCAACGGCCGCTCGCTCGGTCAGCTGGCGCTGTCGGCCGCCCTTCCCGCGCTGCTGATCCTCGGCATCACGGCGGTCAAGACCCTCGCGACGCTCGGCACGATCGGCGCGGGCGCCGCGGGCGGAACCCTCACGCCGTCACTCGCGATCGGCGCCGGCCTGGGACTCGCGCTCGGCGCCGCCTGGACGCTGCTCTGGCCCGGCGCCCCGATCGTCGCCTTCGCCCTCGTCGGGGCGGCCGCGTTCCTCGCGGTCACGATGCGCGCGCCGATCACCGCACTCGTGCTCGTGGTCGAGTTCGCCGATCAGGGTCTCGCCGTGCTCGCACCGGCGATGCTCGCGACGACGGGCGCCGTCGCGGTCGGCTATCTGCTGCGACGCCGCGCGCGCTTCATCGAGACGGCCTGACGCGCGGCGACCGCCGCATCCACCGAGCCCTCGCCCGGCGCGGCGTCAGATCGTCCGCGTCGCCTTCGCGAGGTTCGCCCGCAGCTCGTCGGCGTTCTGCCGGACGACGTAGGCGGGGCGATCGCGCTCGACGCGCCACGACTCGGCGAGCGGTCCGGCGTTGACGGTGTCGAAGCCGAGCTCGTCGTAGATCCGGGTGATGGCCGCGATCCCGTCCTCGGAGTCGCTCGCCGTCGCGAGAGCGCGCCGGTTCGGGGTGCCGGCCGGGCTTCCGGTGGTGGTGATCTCGGCCGAGCCGATGTGGTTGAACGCCTTCACGACCGTCGCCTCGGGCAGGTGCTGCTGCAGCAGACCCGAGGTCGTGGCCTCGCCGGCATCCAGCTCGGGGATGCGGCCGTCGCGCTCCCAGTAGTAGTTGTTCGTGTCGAGCACGATCTTGCCCGCGAGCGGGGCGGCGGGGATGTCGCGGTAGGCCTTGAGCGGAACCGTCACCACGGCGACCTCCGCGGCCTCGGCCGCCTCCTGCGCCGTCGCCGCGCGCGCCGACGGTCCGAGCTCGGCGATGAGCTCGGTCAGCGTCTCCGGTCCGCGCGAGTTCGCGATCACGACCCGGTGGCCGTGGGCGATCACCGCCCGCGCGACCTGGCTGCCGATGTTGCCTGCTCCGATGATTCCGAACGTCGTCATGTCGGTCGGAACGAGCGGATGCGGCGCGGCATTCCGGCCTCCGGGCGTATGACGGCAGATGACGAGGCACAGCTCGGCCCGGGGCTCAGCCGTCGAGACCGTCGGCTGTCCAGCCGCGGGCGAGTCGTGCTCCCGCGGCGCGCAGAGCAGGCACCGGGTCGGCGATCGCCGCCGCGGTGGAGCCCGAGATGTCGACGAGCGCGACGCTCGCGACGGCGTCGTCGGTCTCGGCGGCGATCGATCCGGCGACGAGCGCCCAGGGGATGCCTGAGGCGCGGGCCGCACTCGCGACGCGCGAGGGCAGCTTGCCGCCGGCGGTCTGCGCATCGAAGCGACCCTCGCCCGTGATGACGAGGACGGAGTCCGCAGCGAGGCGGTCGAGACCGACGAGCTGGGCGATCCGGTCGGCGCCCGGTTCGAGGTGCGCTCCCCAGGCGAGGAGCCCCGCGCCCGTGCCGCCGGCGGCTCCGGCGCCGGGCGTCGCCGGGTCGATCGGCAGCAGCGCGGCAAGACGGGCGAGAGCGGCCTCGGCGGCGAGGAGGTCGGCGGTGGCGAAGCCCTTCTGCGGGCCGAAGACCGCCGCGGCGCCCCGCGGGCCGAGCAGGGGGTTGGTGACGTCGGAGAGCACGGTGACGCCGGCGGTCGGCAGAGCGGGAAGGCCGGACAGATCGAGGCTCGCGATGTCGGCGAGACCGCGGGTGCCGTCGGCGACCGGATCGCCGGACGCGTCGAGGGCGATCGCGCCGAGCGCGGCGAGGAGCCCGAGCCCGCCGTCCGTCGACGAGCTGCCGCCGAGCGCCAGCAGCAGCTCCGACGGAGCGTCCGCCAGCGCCGCCCGGATGACCTCGCCGACCCCGCGGGTATGCGCATCCCAGGGGATCAGCGTGTCGAGCCGGTCGAGGCCGCTCGCGTCGGCGAGCTCGACGACCGCGACGGGGCCGGCGTCGCCGTCGATCGTGAGCCAGCTGGCGCTGACGGGACGTCCGTCTGGTCCGGTGACGCGCACCGGATGGCGCACCGCGCCCGGCACGGCGCGCTCCAGCACATCGAGGGTGCCTTCGCCGCCATCGGCCAGCGGGAGGGCGGTGACCGCGTCATCCGGCCGCTCGGCGAGCCAGCCCTGGGCGATCGCCTCGGCGACCTCCTGCGCCGTCGCGCTGCCCTTGAAGGAATCGGGGGCGATGAGGATGCGCGCGCCGGGAGTCGAGGTCACGCTCCGACGGTAGCCGCCGCCGGTCTCGGTGGAGGTGGTGGTCTCGGCCGAAGCGGTTCCGTCGCTGCTCGAGAGCGACGGAACCGCCCCGCGGAGCCGCCTGATCTCGACCCCGTCCCTCTGGTCTAGCGTCGCGCGGACCTCGGCCGCAATCCCTCCTGAGACGGAGGTGCCCGCCTCGAGCGAGTCCATCGGTGCGGTGAGCAGAGCCGTCGTGGCGAGCCGACATCCGCCCTGTGGACAACTTCCGACGCCCGCAGCGGCGACCTGCGAGGGTTCCGGCGAGGAGGTGGCCCGATGTCACGACCGAACCGCCGCACCCGGGTGGTGCGCGCTCTGGCCGACGAGCGAGGGGATGTGCCCGGGTGGGTGCTGATCACCTTGATGACCGCGGGGCTCGTGATCGTGGTCTGGGGTCTCGCCGGGCCAGCGCTCAGCTCGATCTTCGAGAGCGCGATCTCCCGGGTCACCGGGTTCTGACCTCGCGCATGCCGGCTCCTGTGCTGCGCCGCGTCGTGCCCCCGCGCGTCCGGCGCCGGCTCGTCGACGAGCGCGGTTCGGCGCCGGCCGAGTTCGTGCTGGTGGGCGCGCTGCTCGCACTGGTGACCCTCGCCGTGCTCCAGCTCGCCCTCGCGCTCTTCGTGCGCAACACGGTGCTCGACGCCGCAGCTGAGGGCGCGCGTCAGGCGTCGTTGGCCGACGTCGGTCCTGAGGCCGGGGTCGAGCGCACTCGCGAGCTCATCGGGGCGACACTCGGCGGCGACTACCCGATCGACGTGACGGTCGGCTCGGGGGAGTGGCAGGGGCAGCCGGTCGCGATCGTCACGGTGCGGGCGCCGCTGCCGGTGATCGGCCTGATCGGCATCCCGAGTGCGCTGGAGGTGTCAGGTCATGCGGCGATCGAGCAGCTCTGACCTCGGGATGCTCGTGCCCGGGCTGCTCGCGCCCCGGACGCTCGAGCCGCGCGCGACGAGGCGGCGGGCACGACGGCGTCAAGTCGCTCTGCGTGACGAACGCGGATCGGCGACCCTGGAGTTCCTCACGGCGGGGATGCTGCTGCTCATCCCGCTCGTGTACCTGGTGATCGCCCTCGCCCAGTTGCAGGCGGGCGCCTTCGCAGCCGAGGGAGCCGCGCGTCAGGCGGCGCGCGTGTACGTGCGCGCCGACACGGTCGAGGACGCGCGGTCCGCCGCCGAGCGGGCGGTCCGAGTCGGGCTCGCCGACTACGGCATCGATCCCGCGACCGCCTCCGTGCGGGTGACCTGCGATCCGGATCCCGACGACTGCCTCACACGCGGCGGAGAGGTCGCCGTCGCCCTCGAGCTCGTCGTGCCGCTGCCGCTCGTCCCGACGGCGCTCGACGCCGATGTGCCTGCCGGCGTGCCCATGCGCGCGAGCGCGACGCAGCCGGTCTCCCGATTCCACGGGGCGGGCGGATGAGGCGACGGATCCGGTGGAGCGTCGGGAGGCTCCGCGACGAGGACGGATCGACCCTTCCCCTGATCGCGGCCTTCGCGGCCCTGGCGCTCGCCGTCATCCTCGTCGTCACGGCGGCGAGCTCGCTCTACCTGGAGCGCAAGCGGCTGTTCACGGTCGCGGACGGGGCCGCGCTCGCCGCAGCCGAGTCCTTCGACCTCGACCAGCCCGGGGCGAGCGATCGCAGCGGTCCGCAGCTCGACGACGTGAGTGTTCGCGAGGCCGCTGAGGAGTATCTCGACGGAACACCGAGCCCCGTCGAGGGCACGGCGCTGGAGTCGGCATCGACGCCCGACGGGCGCAGCGCCGTCGTGCGCCTCTCGGGATACTGGAAGCCGCCGCTGCTCAGCCTCGCCGTGCCCGAGGGGCTGCGCCTGGAGGTCACGGCGCGGGCGCGGTCCGTCTACGGCTGAGCGAGCGACGTGCCGACGGGGCGATGCCGAAGACGGCGCCGACGGCAGTGCCCCGACGGGGGAGAGCGGCCCGTCGTATCCTGACGCCGTGGACGTGCGCACCGCGTCGGAGCTGCTGGGATGCGCCCCCGACGCGTCGCGGGCGCAGATCGAGGGCGCCTTCCGCCTGCGGGCGCGCGCCACGCATCCCGATGTGCTCGACCATCCGCGCGTCGCCGCCGATCTCGCGGCTCTGACCGAGGCGCGAACCGTGCTGCTCGCGGTGAACGGAGGCGCGTCGACCGCGGGTCCGGCCGAGCAGCCCGGCGACGGACCCCGCATCTTCGTCCCGCCGCCGACCCCGCCCGCGCCGCTGGTCGCGCCCGCGATCATCGCCGGCGGCGCCGTGCTGCTGGCGGCTGCGCTCGCCTTCGCCGCCGTCGGCTCGGCGAGCCCGCTCGCGCCGTTCGAGACCGTCGCCCGCTCGGTCGCCGTGTTCGCGAGCCTGCTCGGCTTCGCGCTGACCGGTCGCCGCTGGCTGTTCCTCGTCGCCGTGGTGCTGCTCGCGCTCACCGCGTGGACGGTTCTCGCCTGGACCTCGTTCGGCGCTCTCGTCGGCGCGCTCGCGACGATCCCGGCGGCACTGATCCTGCTCACCGCGGGGCGCCGCCGCGCCGACCTGCTGCGCTGGATCGCCGAGGGGCGCTCCCGCCTCTAGCGCCGCGACGAGTAGCGCGGCACGAAGACGCGCAGCACGACGGCGCCGGCGAGTCCGAGCACGCCGAGCAGCGCCGCGGCGATCGGCAGCCCGGCCAGGGCGGTGACGGCGGAGACCAGCAGCGGCGCCGCCGCGCCTCCGCTGTCGTTGCAGAAGCGCCACGCGCCGAGGAACGCCGCGGGGCGCGCCTGATCCGCCAGGTCGGCGCCGAGGGTCATGAGGAGGCCCGAGCCGATGCCGTTCGACACCGCCAGCAGCAGAGCGGTCGCGACGAACCACCACACGGGCGAGCCGAAGGGCGCGCTGAGCGCCAGGGCGAGGTGGCCGAGTCCGAGTCCGATCATCGACGGCACCGCAGTCCAGAGTCGTCCGAAGCGATCCATGATCTGGCCGCCGAGGTAGAACAGCGCGAAGTCGACGGCACCGGCGACGCCGATGAGCACCGCCGCATCCGCCTCGTGCATGCCGATCGCGACCGCCCAGAGCGGCAGGATCACCTGTCGGCTCGCGCGCAGCGCCGCGACGAGCATCGAGCCGAGGCCCAGCGAGAGAAGCACCGTTCGATGGCGCCGCAGAGTCGCGAAGAGGCCCTCCGGCGCGAGTTCGAGCGCATCCGTCTCGAGCGGCTGGCCGGCCGCGGCCCGGTGCTCGCGTCGCGCCGCCGCGACGGTCTCGCTCGGGTCGCGCGTGACGGCGAGCAGCACGATCACCGCGAGGCAGCAGCCGAGGTGGATCCAGAACGCCGCGGCCGCGAGACCGGTGAGGTGGATGATCGCCGCGGTCAGGAACGGTCCGACGAGGTAGCCGAAGCGGAAGGTGCCGCCGAGCGACGACAGCGCCCGGGCGCGATACCGCGCCGGAACGAAGCTCGTCATGAAGGCGTGGCGTGCGAGTGCGAAGACGGCCGTCGCGATGCCGATGAGCAGGATGCCGAGGCCGAGCACGAGCGGATTCCGTGCGAGCAGCGCGACGCCGCCGCCGGCCGCGGCGAGCACCGCGGCGCCCATCATCGCCCGGCGTTCGCCGATGCGCGCCACGATCACCCCGCTCGGCAGATCGCCGAACAGCGTGCCGAGCGTGATCATCGCGGCGATCAGGCCGGCGAGGGCGAGCTGGGCGCCGAGGCTCTGTGCCACCACCGGGATGATCGGCAGCACGGCGCCCTCGCCGATCGAGAACAGCACGGTGGGCAGCAGGGCGACGACGAGAACCGAGCGCCAGCGGAAGGCGGGCGCGGCGTCGGTCTCGGTCATGTCGCTTCGACGCTACTCCGCGCGCCGGCTGGCTCGCCGCGCGTGCCGACTCCTTTGCCGCGGCCGACCGGCACTCTGACGGGATGCCGGCATCGCACCCGCGCGGTGCTCGGCCCGCACGCGGGTAGGCTGGGGCGGCCATGATCGCTCCTGAATTCCCCGAACAGATCGCCGCGCTGCGGGCCACCTTCGCCGACATCCGCGCCGTCGTCGACGTCGAGCGGCTGCAGAAGCAGATCGACGAGCTCAGCGAGCAGGCCGGTGCGCCCGACCTCTGGGACGACACCGAGAACGCGCAGAAGGTCACGAGCGCGCTGAGCCACCGCCAGGCCGAGCTGCGCCGCGTCACCGACATCGAGGGCCGTCTCGACGACCTCGAGGTCGCCGCCGAGCTCGCCGAGGACGACGCCGAGATGGCCGCCGAGGCCGAGCGCGACCTCGCCTCGCTGACCAAGGCGATCGGCGACCTCGAGGTCACGACCCTGCTCGACGGCGAGTACGACGACCGCGGTGCGGTCGTCACCATCCGCTCCGGCGCCGGCGGCGACGACGCCACCGACTTCGCCGACATGCTCATGCGCATGTACCTGCGCTGGGCCGAGAAGCACGACTACTCGGTCAAGGTCATGGACACCTCCTACGCGGAGGGCGCGGGCATCAAGTCGGCGACCTTCGAGGTGGATGCGCCGTACGCCTTCGGCACGCTGAGCGTCGAGGCCGGCACGCACCGCCTGGCGCGCATCAGCCCCTTCGGCTCGGCCGACAAGCGCCAGACCAGCTTCGCCGCGGTCGAGGTCATCCCCGTCATGGAGGAGGCCGTCGAGGTCGACATCCCCGAGGGCGACATCCGCGTCGACGTCTTCCGCTCCTCGGGCCCCGGCGGCCAGAGCGTCAACACGACCGACTCGGCCGTGCGCCTGACGCACATCCCTTCGGGCATCGTCGTCTCGATGCAGAACGAGAAGTCGCAGATCCAGAACCGCGCGGCCGCAATGCGGGTGCTGCAGACCCGACTCCTGCTGCTGCAGAAGGAGAAGGAGGCCGCGAAGAAGAAGGAGCTCGCCGGCACGATCACGGCGAGCTGGGGCGACCAGATGCGCTCCTACTTCCTCTACGGCCAGCAGCTCGTCAAGGACCTGCGCACCGGCTACGAGGTCGGCAACCCGGCCACGGTCTTCGACGGCGAGCTCGACGGCTTCATCGCCGCCGGCATCCGCTGGCGCAAGCGTCGCGACGACGACGACTGAGCGAGGTCGGCTGAGCCGACCCCGCCCGATCAGCTCAGCGCGTCGACGATCGCTGCTCCGAGGTCGGCCGGGCGGCTGAACTGCGGCCAGTGCCCGGTCGGCAGGTCGATGTAGCGCACCTGGTGCAGCTTCGCGATCTCGCGCACATAAGGATGGTCCTTCGCGATCAGCTGCTGCAGCAGCTCGGACGACATCGTGCTCGCGACCACGACCGTCGGCACGGTCCAGCGGCGCTCGTCGCCGAGGTGCACCGCGTCGTTCGCGACGTGCGCCGGCGTGGGGATGCTGCGCGCTCGGAACGCGTCCAGCGCCGCCGGGTCGAGACCGGCCAGCTCCTCCTCTTCGAAGAACCCCCAGTCGGGCAGCGGGATCACACCCTCCTCGATCGGCAGCTCGTCGTTGATCGAGCCGCCCTCGGCGAGCGGACCCGAGTCGACATAGACCGCGCGGGCGACGAGCTCGGGTCGCCGATCGGTCACGACGCCGATCACGGTGCCGCCGCCGCTGTGGCCGACCAGGGCGACAGGTGAGCCGTCAACGGCCGCCTCATCGAGCGCGGCGACCACCGCATCCACCTGGTCATCGAGGGTGACCGCGGCCGCGTCGGCGCGGTCGGCGCCCATGCCGGGCAGCGTGAACGGGATGGGCTCGTGGCCGGCGGCCTCGAGCGCGGGCAGGGTGTCGCTCCACGAGGAGCCGTCGAGCCAGAATCCGGGAACGAGGATCGCCTTCATGCCCCCAGGGTCGCGCAGACCTCCGACATGTGGGAGGACCGCGGGCGATCGCCGCGCCGACGATCAGCTCGCCGGCGAGTCGCCCCCGCCCTGCGCGAGCAGCGCCACCGGCTGCCACTCGCGCCAGTTCTCGAGACGTCCGGCGTAGTCGGCCTCGGCGATCGCGAGTGGCGAGGCGCCGAAGAAGGCGCGCAACGGGGGGCTTCTCGGCGTCGACGATCTTCAGGATCGCGGCGGCCGACGATTCCGGCGAGCCCGGGTCGGCCGATCGGGACCGGCGGCCCTCCATGACCTTCTCGCGGTACTCCGCGTAGGCGGGAAGCTGCTCCGAGTGGCGCGACGACGGGCCGGCCCAGTCGGTGGAGAAGGCTCCGGGCTCGACCAGCGTGACGTGGATGCCGAAGCCGGCAACCTCCTGCGCGAGCGACTGGCTGGGCCCCTCGAGCGCCCACTTGGAGGCGTGGTAGATGCCGACCAGCGGGAACGCCGAGATGCCGCCGATCGACGAGACCTGGATGATGTGGCCGGCCCCCTGCGCCCGCAGGTGCGGCAGCGCCGCTTGGGTCACCCAGAGCGCGCCGAACAGGTTCGTCTCGAGCTGGTCGCGGGCATCCGACTCGCTCAGCTCCTCGACGAAGCCGAAGTGCCCGTATCCGGCGTTG encodes:
- a CDS encoding DUF1697 domain-containing protein — translated: MQQIVFVRNVNAGQRGHPSTPDLIGAFVDAGFVDVWSFQSNGTLVVEPPSEGTTGPADAVDEAMQALAARTGLEREAFAVRVDDLVRILAADAAGPTSARRELTLHGGAVIDPTAIAVTSEASHRRCRIVSTGPGWAVLENERDRESNATPVVERITGAPATSRGFPTLQRLIAKLG
- a CDS encoding chloride channel protein; protein product: MSEARPRIPVDGPFRRWLLRTIVVTALVGVGAGVAGGLVFVTLHGIQHLAFNYSEGTFINGLLEAPPAARVIALLVAGVIGGVGWWLLRRWGARRAEHAVVSVEAAVGGKRMPVVVTILNAGLQIVIVGLGASIGREVAPRELGALWADWLTRRAGVDATQRKVLVACGAAAGLAAVYNVPFGGAIFALEVLLAEVTLATVIPAFATSAIAALVAHVVVPTTPLYVMPQVELSPPLVVGSIVIGPILGLAALGFVRAAAFAQKHRPTGWRLAVVMPVVFGLVGVVALWIPAILGNGRSLGQLALSAALPALLILGITAVKTLATLGTIGAGAAGGTLTPSLAIGAGLGLALGAAWTLLWPGAPIVAFALVGAAAFLAVTMRAPITALVLVVEFADQGLAVLAPAMLATTGAVAVGYLLRRRARFIETA
- a CDS encoding NADPH-dependent F420 reductase, with the protein product MTTFGIIGAGNIGSQVARAVIAHGHRVVIANSRGPETLTELIAELGPSARAATAQEAAEAAEVAVVTVPLKAYRDIPAAPLAGKIVLDTNNYYWERDGRIPELDAGEATTSGLLQQHLPEATVVKAFNHIGSAEITTTGSPAGTPNRRALATASDSEDGIAAITRIYDELGFDTVNAGPLAESWRVERDRPAYVVRQNADELRANLAKATRTI
- a CDS encoding glycerate kinase codes for the protein MTSTPGARILIAPDSFKGSATAQEVAEAIAQGWLAERPDDAVTALPLADGGEGTLDVLERAVPGAVRHPVRVTGPDGRPVSASWLTIDGDAGPVAVVELADASGLDRLDTLIPWDAHTRGVGEVIRAALADAPSELLLALGGSSSTDGGLGLLAALGAIALDASGDPVADGTRGLADIASLDLSGLPALPTAGVTVLSDVTNPLLGPRGAAAVFGPQKGFATADLLAAEAALARLAALLPIDPATPGAGAAGGTGAGLLAWGAHLEPGADRIAQLVGLDRLAADSVLVITGEGRFDAQTAGGKLPSRVASAARASGIPWALVAGSIAAETDDAVASVALVDISGSTAAAIADPVPALRAAGARLARGWTADGLDG
- a CDS encoding TadE/TadG family type IV pilus assembly protein, with translation MPAPVLRRVVPPRVRRRLVDERGSAPAEFVLVGALLALVTLAVLQLALALFVRNTVLDAAAEGARQASLADVGPEAGVERTRELIGATLGGDYPIDVTVGSGEWQGQPVAIVTVRAPLPVIGLIGIPSALEVSGHAAIEQL
- a CDS encoding pilus assembly protein TadG-related protein; this encodes MRRRIRWSVGRLRDEDGSTLPLIAAFAALALAVILVVTAASSLYLERKRLFTVADGAALAAAESFDLDQPGASDRSGPQLDDVSVREAAEEYLDGTPSPVEGTALESASTPDGRSAVVRLSGYWKPPLLSLAVPEGLRLEVTARARSVYG
- a CDS encoding J domain-containing protein, which encodes MDVRTASELLGCAPDASRAQIEGAFRLRARATHPDVLDHPRVAADLAALTEARTVLLAVNGGASTAGPAEQPGDGPRIFVPPPTPPAPLVAPAIIAGGAVLLAAALAFAAVGSASPLAPFETVARSVAVFASLLGFALTGRRWLFLVAVVLLALTAWTVLAWTSFGALVGALATIPAALILLTAGRRRADLLRWIAEGRSRL
- a CDS encoding MFS transporter, with amino-acid sequence MTETDAAPAFRWRSVLVVALLPTVLFSIGEGAVLPIIPVVAQSLGAQLALAGLIAAMITLGTLFGDLPSGVIVARIGERRAMMGAAVLAAAGGGVALLARNPLVLGLGILLIGIATAVFALARHAFMTSFVPARYRARALSSLGGTFRFGYLVGPFLTAAIIHLTGLAAAAFWIHLGCCLAVIVLLAVTRDPSETVAAARREHRAAAGQPLETDALELAPEGLFATLRRHRTVLLSLGLGSMLVAALRASRQVILPLWAVAIGMHEADAAVLIGVAGAVDFALFYLGGQIMDRFGRLWTAVPSMIGLGLGHLALALSAPFGSPVWWFVATALLLAVSNGIGSGLLMTLGADLADQARPAAFLGAWRFCNDSGGAAAPLLVSAVTALAGLPIAAALLGVLGLAGAVVLRVFVPRYSSRR
- the prfB gene encoding peptide chain release factor 2, with protein sequence MIAPEFPEQIAALRATFADIRAVVDVERLQKQIDELSEQAGAPDLWDDTENAQKVTSALSHRQAELRRVTDIEGRLDDLEVAAELAEDDAEMAAEAERDLASLTKAIGDLEVTTLLDGEYDDRGAVVTIRSGAGGDDATDFADMLMRMYLRWAEKHDYSVKVMDTSYAEGAGIKSATFEVDAPYAFGTLSVEAGTHRLARISPFGSADKRQTSFAAVEVIPVMEEAVEVDIPEGDIRVDVFRSSGPGGQSVNTTDSAVRLTHIPSGIVVSMQNEKSQIQNRAAAMRVLQTRLLLLQKEKEAAKKKELAGTITASWGDQMRSYFLYGQQLVKDLRTGYEVGNPATVFDGELDGFIAAGIRWRKRRDDDD
- a CDS encoding alpha/beta fold hydrolase, which encodes MPALEAAGHEPIPFTLPGMGADRADAAAVTLDDQVDAVVAALDEAAVDGSPVALVGHSGGGTVIGVVTDRRPELVARAVYVDSGPLAEGGSINDELPIEEGVIPLPDWGFFEEEELAGLDPAALDAFRARSIPTPAHVANDAVHLGDERRWTVPTVVVASTMSSELLQQLIAKDHPYVREIAKLHQVRYIDLPTGHWPQFSRPADLGAAIVDALS
- a CDS encoding SDR family oxidoreductase, with protein sequence MTEKIWFITGASKGFGKAWATAALERGDRVAATARDTSALDELVERFGDRVLPLQLDVTDRDADIAAVDRAHEHFGRLDVVVNNAGYGHFGFVEELSESDARDQLETNLFGALWVTQAALPHLRAQGAGHIIQVSSIGGISAFPLVGIYHASKWALEGPSQSLAQEVAGFGIHVTLVEPGAFSTDWAGPSSRHSEQLPAYAEYREKVMEGRRSRSADPGSPESSAAAILKIVDAEKPPVARLLRRLATRDRRGRLRRTSRELARVAAGGAARAGRGRLAGELIVGAAIARGPPTCRRSARPWGHEGDPRSRILARRLLVERHPARARGRRPRAHPVHAARHGRRPRRRGRGHPR